One window of the Hemitrygon akajei chromosome 5, sHemAka1.3, whole genome shotgun sequence genome contains the following:
- the inha gene encoding inhibin alpha chain — protein sequence MYSPLYVSRLPAAPLPLVLLLLLLLQVPGLGGSCSTQSPSEDAILAKVRDKILQSLGLAEAPRTCNQTRPDTPKPFSLRLEQHLNQWATHQKPNKDDDTSEVISFPITSVPCDIKLEGFASGHSYIFQLSMHSHRHLVTSAELWFYTGIRLFTPVARAQPLAELYFLIEDSFVRVPGRVEMKGSWVVFHISGSFLPYVMHSVLVLQIRCPTCQCVADQSKLPFILSTIKSTRPGRSRRSSVPWSLAYVSLVQRSLRPELIQDDCQRSAINITFEELGWGNWIVHPRSFIFYYCNGTCTNSNRPASSPGLSLCCTSVPGTLKPLRVRTTSDNGFTFKYETIPNIITRECGCI from the exons ATGTATTCACCACTCTATGTGTCAAGGCTTCCTGCTGCCCCTCTACCCCTGGTTCTGCTCCTGCTCCTCCTGCTCCAGGTTCCAGGGCTGGGAGGCAGCTGCTCCACGCAAAGCCCTAGTGAGGACGCAATTCTTGCAAAGGTGCGGGACAAAATTCTTCAGAGCCTGGGCTTAGCCGAAGCACCACGGACCTGTAACCAAACCAGACCTGATACACCAAAACCCTTCAGCCTTAGGCTGGAACAACACCTAAACCAATGGGCTACCCACCAAAAGCCCAACAAGGATGACGACACATCGGAGGTCATTTCATTCCCTATTACAA GTGTCCCGTGTGATATTAAGTTGGAAGGGTTTGCCAGTGGCCATAGCTACATCTTCCAGCTATCCATGCACTCTCACCGGCACTTGGTGACCTCTGCTGAGCTCTGGTTCTACACCGGGATCCGCCTGTTCACCCCAGTGGCCAGAGCACAACCTTTGGCCGAACTCTACTTCCTCATCGAGGACAGCTTTGTCAGAGTGCCCGGCAGGGTGGAGATGAAAGGAAGCTGGGTGGTTTTCCACATCTCAGGGTCGTTCCTCCCCTACGTCATGCACAGCGTGCTCGTCCTGCAGATCAGGTGTCCCACCTGCCAGTGCGTTGCAGATCAGAGCAAGCTGCCCTTCATCCTGTCCACCATCAAGTCCACGAGACCTGGAAGGTCGAGGCGCTCGTCTGTCCCTTGGTCACTGGCCTACGTCAGCCTGGTTCAAAGATCGCTGAGGCCAGAGCTAATCCAGGACGACTGCCAGCGCTCCGCCATCAACATCACTTTCGAGGAGCTGGGGTGGGGCAACTGGATTGTCCACCCAAGGAGCTTCATTTTCTACTATTGCAATGGGACCTGTACCAACTCAAACAGACCGGCTTCCAGCCCTGGTCTCAGTCTGTGCTGCACCTCTGTCCCTGGCACACTGAAACCCCTGAGGGTGAGGACGACATCTGACAACGGCTTCACCTTCAAGTACGAGACAATCCCCAACATCATCACCAGGGAGTGCGGCTGCATCTGA